In Bifidobacterium sp. ESL0745, one DNA window encodes the following:
- a CDS encoding G5 domain-containing protein: MAKANHRKQTKTLRSLSKRQWLKIAAGAAAVVALVGGSAIAVHSHDARQDSLTRVTSYSATDSNALSVSRGTDREDLRGGKSGDTYVTVKINGKNRAVVGSHFTDVKSVLDQGDITLETGDVVKPDLKAKVNESTVITIERADANLETSDAPIGFNVVTKETSDLPKGQQKVQSEGQEGVMETTSLVTKAGDKTISSNVFTSFVKQAPVDKVILVGTGSNSTVSSAAANIGSTVPVGEMQQWAHDYLLSTGGSEADFTATVYIISHESGWRVNAQNPSGAYGLPQALPGSKMASAGGDWATNYQTQLKWFWGYCARYGGVQGAYAHWQSAHSY; this comes from the coding sequence ATGGCTAAGGCTAACCACCGTAAGCAAACCAAGACCTTGAGGTCGCTGAGCAAACGCCAGTGGCTGAAGATCGCGGCCGGCGCAGCAGCGGTTGTGGCATTAGTGGGCGGCAGCGCAATCGCCGTCCATTCCCATGATGCACGGCAGGATTCCCTCACCCGTGTCACTTCGTATTCGGCCACCGACAGCAACGCGCTCAGCGTCTCCCGTGGTACGGATCGTGAAGACCTGCGCGGCGGCAAGAGCGGCGACACCTACGTCACCGTCAAGATCAACGGCAAGAACCGCGCCGTGGTCGGCTCACACTTCACCGACGTCAAGTCCGTCCTCGATCAGGGTGACATCACCTTGGAGACCGGCGACGTCGTCAAGCCCGACCTCAAGGCAAAGGTCAACGAATCCACCGTCATCACCATCGAACGTGCCGACGCGAATCTCGAAACTTCCGACGCTCCCATTGGTTTCAACGTCGTAACCAAGGAAACGTCCGATCTGCCCAAGGGCCAGCAGAAGGTTCAGTCCGAGGGCCAGGAAGGTGTGATGGAGACCACGAGCCTCGTCACCAAGGCCGGCGACAAGACCATCTCATCCAACGTGTTTACTTCATTCGTCAAGCAAGCTCCTGTCGACAAGGTCATCCTTGTAGGCACCGGCTCCAATTCGACCGTTTCCAGCGCTGCTGCGAATATCGGTTCCACCGTCCCTGTCGGCGAGATGCAGCAGTGGGCGCATGACTATCTGCTTTCCACCGGCGGCTCCGAAGCCGACTTCACCGCCACCGTCTACATCATCAGCCACGAATCCGGCTGGCGCGTCAACGCACAGAATCCTTCTGGCGCCTATGGCCTGCCACAGGCATTGCCCGGCAGCAAGATGGCGAGCGCCGGCGGCGACTGGGCCACCAACTACCAGACGCAGCTCAAGTGGTTCTGGGGTTATTGTGCCCGCTACGGCGGCGTGCAGGGCGCCTACGCCCATTGGCAAAGTGCTCACAGCTACTAA
- a CDS encoding Fic family protein codes for MVDMSQRYPTLASMYHADSSANIKSNHERAVRQRLEADSTFRTGIMADSGELFVAVPRQMSVKLESILDEERDIALLWSRLPGVMRWNYIYNFIAEELVATNEMEGVHSTKKEADLAVKSAKAMVNASEDSRGSGYKKDNNVRFGEFAKLYMNLTDEKTDLPQTLQDLRMIYDQAVQGEIDDKNLPDGEIFRKEDVEITGPHGVVHRGVAGEARISSMLTSMLYLTNSDEFPRVLSAIVSHFVFEYVHPFYDGNGRTGRYLLALYLCKALELPTVLSLARIIAENKNVYYKAFSEAEDTLNAGELTSFVLTMLDFISQAQHNLNDALTVELNHVSHADKICQIITKERHLSSHADNLLFKVMQEELFDNEKGFTLDDAAEMLNLSKQSARRYCRELEKEGLIVRVSKKPLRLLASPDLRARISSDDSM; via the coding sequence ATGGTCGATATGTCTCAGCGTTATCCAACATTGGCCAGCATGTACCATGCCGACAGCTCGGCCAACATTAAATCCAATCATGAGCGGGCAGTAAGGCAAAGGCTTGAGGCTGATTCGACATTTCGCACTGGAATCATGGCTGATTCAGGTGAGTTGTTTGTAGCTGTGCCCAGACAAATGAGCGTCAAACTCGAATCCATTTTGGATGAAGAGCGGGATATCGCATTATTGTGGTCAAGACTTCCTGGCGTGATGCGGTGGAACTATATCTATAATTTCATCGCTGAAGAGCTGGTGGCTACTAATGAAATGGAAGGAGTCCACTCTACAAAGAAGGAAGCAGATCTTGCCGTGAAGTCTGCCAAGGCAATGGTGAATGCTTCTGAGGATTCGCGTGGGTCGGGATATAAGAAAGATAACAACGTTCGTTTTGGTGAGTTTGCGAAGCTCTATATGAATCTGACTGACGAGAAAACTGATTTGCCACAGACGCTTCAGGATTTGCGGATGATTTATGATCAGGCTGTGCAAGGCGAGATAGACGATAAAAATTTGCCAGACGGTGAGATATTCCGTAAAGAGGACGTTGAAATCACTGGTCCGCATGGCGTTGTGCATCGTGGTGTGGCAGGTGAGGCAAGGATAAGCTCAATGCTTACCAGCATGCTGTATCTTACGAATTCGGATGAGTTCCCGCGGGTTCTGAGCGCCATTGTCTCGCATTTCGTTTTCGAATATGTTCATCCGTTCTATGACGGTAATGGCAGAACAGGAAGATATCTGCTTGCCTTGTATTTGTGCAAGGCATTGGAATTACCTACTGTATTGTCTCTTGCAAGGATCATTGCCGAGAATAAAAACGTCTATTATAAGGCGTTCTCCGAGGCAGAGGATACGCTCAATGCGGGCGAGCTGACATCATTCGTCCTCACGATGCTGGACTTTATTTCGCAAGCTCAGCATAATCTTAATGATGCATTGACCGTTGAACTCAACCACGTCAGTCATGCAGACAAAATTTGCCAGATTATTACCAAGGAGCGGCATCTCAGCTCTCACGCCGATAATCTGCTCTTTAAAGTCATGCAGGAAGAGTTGTTTGATAATGAGAAAGGCTTTACCCTCGATGATGCAGCCGAGATGCTGAATCTATCGAAACAGAGTGCTCGGCGTTACTGTCGGGAATTGGAAAAGGAAGGCCTGATTGTTCGTGTCAGTAAGAAACCATTGCGTTTGTTGGCATCACCTGATTTGAGGGCAAGGATCTCTTCAGATGATTCGATGTAG
- the galE gene encoding UDP-glucose 4-epimerase GalE: MTTVLVTGGAGYIGTHTDVELLNKGYDVISVDNYVNSVPEALDRVKTITGKEVKRYDGDVRDEELMNRIFEENDVDWVIHFAGLKAVGESVAKPIEYYDNNLTGTMVLLKTMRDHNVKKIIFSSSATVYGKAEHLPLTEESPVGGTTNPYGTSKLFQEQILRDVYVADDTWTIVLLRYFNPVGAHASGLLGEDPKGIPANLTPYIAKVALGELKEVQVYGDDYPTPDGTGVRDYIHVVDLAKGHVAVIDKITKPGVYTYNLGTGHGYSVLEVIKAYEKAAGHKIPYVIKPRRPGDIAACYADSSKAERELGWKAELGIDEMAASSLNWQTKNPKGFRKD; this comes from the coding sequence ATGACAACTGTGTTGGTTACCGGAGGAGCCGGATATATCGGCACCCACACCGATGTTGAGCTGTTGAACAAAGGGTACGACGTCATCAGCGTCGACAACTACGTTAATTCGGTGCCGGAAGCGCTCGATCGCGTCAAGACGATCACTGGCAAGGAGGTCAAGCGTTACGACGGCGACGTGCGCGACGAGGAGCTGATGAACCGCATCTTCGAGGAGAACGACGTTGACTGGGTCATCCATTTCGCCGGCCTCAAGGCGGTGGGCGAGTCCGTCGCGAAGCCGATCGAGTACTACGACAACAACCTCACCGGTACGATGGTGCTGCTGAAGACCATGCGTGATCACAACGTCAAGAAGATCATCTTCTCCTCGTCCGCCACTGTTTACGGCAAGGCCGAGCACCTGCCGCTCACCGAGGAGAGCCCTGTCGGCGGTACTACCAACCCGTATGGCACCTCCAAGCTCTTCCAGGAGCAGATCCTGCGCGATGTCTACGTCGCCGACGATACCTGGACGATCGTGCTGCTGCGTTACTTCAACCCGGTCGGCGCCCACGCTTCCGGCCTTTTGGGCGAGGACCCGAAGGGCATTCCCGCCAACCTCACCCCGTACATCGCCAAGGTGGCGCTGGGCGAGCTCAAGGAAGTCCAGGTCTACGGCGACGATTATCCGACCCCGGACGGCACCGGCGTGCGCGACTACATCCACGTGGTCGACCTGGCCAAGGGGCACGTCGCGGTGATCGACAAGATCACCAAGCCCGGCGTCTACACCTACAATCTCGGTACCGGCCACGGCTACTCCGTTCTCGAGGTCATCAAGGCCTATGAGAAGGCCGCCGGCCACAAGATCCCCTACGTCATCAAGCCCCGTCGCCCTGGCGACATTGCGGCCTGCTACGCGGATTCCTCCAAGGCCGAGCGCGAGCTGGGTTGGAAGGCCGAGCTGGGCATCGACGAGATGGCTGCCTCCTCGCTGAACTGGCAGACCAAGAACCCGAAGGGCTTCCGCAAGGACTGA
- a CDS encoding polysaccharide deacetylase family protein: MRGKMSRKGKSRKRRKSGKPAAANNADIQRNAEPNSVPGDKPDTKHGASHGGVVDNGSAERHGDVDTDQNHADKTDTCHNEEASVHDNDQLDADTDDEGIPEPHDEGVKESNNKVDIDTVSKTNGGAHSDDEKAGITDGAKTEKAGDSAEQNAASAAPVIEELNIKTAKPHKLPKWARISIIVAVVLAVVLAAVGVGVWSYERWGRITVSVNGVEQQVHSETTLGELMRNNDNFEAKPGRLLSLSGKVLKETGGKPVVYTLNGQKIKGDSSADKSDNAAAGEDENDDEADATEVPANLESIKLPANAKITVKSGKDVTEKHTAKRTMIPFNVVINGHGVIQKLRQVGKEGASEIWTGQTSGEKVDKNVVEKPQDLIVDTFSPKPANRKVIALTFDDGPSQYSGPILDILKQEGVKATFFDIGTGAAAYPQFEQRMVAEGHQVASHSNTHPDMKKLNPDQLRADITQGFANIKAASGVSTKMLRAPYGNFGADQWRYTNGLIDSNVIWTIDTKDWKMPGAPAISNAALSKAYNGAVILMHDGGGDRTEDIAALPGIIDGLKAQGYEFVTIDQLMAMNGQ, from the coding sequence ATGAGAGGAAAAATGAGCCGTAAAGGTAAAAGCAGGAAGCGCAGGAAAAGCGGGAAGCCTGCGGCGGCTAATAACGCTGATATTCAGCGTAATGCCGAACCCAATTCTGTGCCCGGCGACAAACCGGATACCAAGCATGGTGCCAGCCACGGTGGTGTGGTTGACAACGGAAGCGCCGAGCGCCACGGTGATGTGGACACTGATCAAAATCACGCCGACAAAACCGACACCTGCCATAATGAAGAAGCCAGTGTCCACGATAACGATCAGCTCGACGCCGACACAGATGATGAGGGCATTCCGGAACCCCACGACGAAGGCGTAAAAGAATCGAATAACAAGGTCGATATCGACACGGTTTCCAAAACCAATGGCGGCGCCCATTCTGACGATGAAAAAGCTGGCATTACCGACGGCGCCAAGACCGAAAAGGCCGGTGATTCGGCCGAGCAAAATGCCGCGTCTGCAGCGCCAGTCATTGAAGAGCTGAACATCAAGACCGCTAAGCCGCATAAGCTGCCCAAATGGGCCCGCATCTCGATCATCGTCGCTGTGGTGCTGGCCGTCGTGCTTGCCGCCGTCGGCGTGGGAGTGTGGAGCTACGAGCGTTGGGGCCGCATCACGGTGAGTGTCAATGGTGTCGAGCAGCAGGTGCATTCCGAAACGACGCTCGGCGAATTAATGAGGAACAACGACAATTTCGAAGCGAAACCGGGCAGGTTGCTCTCGCTGTCGGGCAAGGTGCTTAAGGAAACCGGCGGCAAGCCGGTGGTGTATACGCTCAATGGCCAAAAAATCAAAGGAGATAGCTCTGCCGACAAGTCAGACAATGCGGCGGCCGGTGAGGACGAAAACGATGACGAGGCGGACGCAACCGAAGTCCCCGCCAATCTTGAGTCGATCAAGTTGCCGGCAAACGCGAAAATAACCGTGAAAAGCGGCAAGGACGTGACTGAGAAGCACACCGCCAAACGCACGATGATCCCGTTCAATGTCGTCATCAACGGTCACGGCGTCATCCAGAAGCTCAGGCAGGTCGGCAAAGAGGGCGCAAGCGAAATTTGGACCGGACAGACTTCCGGCGAAAAGGTGGACAAAAACGTCGTTGAAAAGCCGCAGGACCTTATCGTCGATACGTTCTCGCCCAAGCCCGCGAACCGCAAGGTCATCGCGCTGACGTTCGATGACGGTCCCAGCCAATACAGCGGACCGATTCTTGACATATTGAAACAGGAAGGTGTCAAGGCCACGTTCTTCGATATCGGCACCGGTGCGGCTGCATACCCGCAATTCGAGCAGCGTATGGTGGCCGAGGGGCATCAGGTGGCCAGCCATAGCAATACGCATCCCGATATGAAGAAGCTGAATCCCGACCAGCTACGCGCGGACATCACCCAAGGGTTCGCGAATATCAAGGCGGCCTCCGGGGTCAGTACCAAAATGCTGCGGGCGCCATACGGCAATTTCGGTGCGGATCAGTGGCGCTATACCAATGGGTTGATTGATTCCAACGTGATTTGGACGATTGATACCAAAGACTGGAAAATGCCTGGTGCCCCGGCGATCTCCAATGCCGCGCTTTCGAAGGCATACAATGGTGCCGTGATACTCATGCACGACGGCGGCGGCGACCGTACCGAGGATATCGCGGCACTGCCGGGGATCATCGACGGCCTTAAGGCACAGGGCTACGAGTTCGTCACCATCGACCAACTCATGGCGATGAATGGTCAATGA
- the rfbB gene encoding dTDP-glucose 4,6-dehydratase produces MGTERFTPGNIIVTGGCGFIGSNFVRWVAKNHPQTHVTVLDALTYAGNVANIVGLPKSQVEFIHGNICDSDLLDRIVPGHDAIVNYAAESHNDNSIADPEPFIQSNIVGTYRLLEAARKYDLHYHQISTDEVYGDLALDDPGRFTPQSPYRPSSPYSASKASADMLVRAWHRTYGLKTTISNCSNNYGPYQHVEKFIPRQITNILDGIRPKLYGDGLNVRDWIHTEDHSSAVWAILTEGRIGETYLIGANGERSNLDVLRDILRMMGQPEDAFDWVRDRPGHDRRYAIDPTRLETELGWKPQHTDFESGLKQTIKWYTDNEGWWRPAKAATEAKYKEQGQ; encoded by the coding sequence ATGGGTACGGAGCGGTTTACGCCGGGGAATATTATCGTCACCGGCGGTTGCGGGTTCATCGGTTCGAATTTCGTGCGCTGGGTGGCGAAGAACCATCCCCAGACGCATGTCACGGTATTGGACGCGTTGACGTACGCCGGCAATGTCGCGAATATTGTTGGTTTGCCCAAAAGCCAGGTCGAATTTATACACGGAAATATTTGCGATTCCGATTTGCTTGACCGGATCGTGCCCGGCCACGATGCCATTGTCAATTACGCGGCCGAGTCCCACAACGACAATTCCATCGCCGACCCCGAGCCATTCATCCAATCCAACATCGTGGGCACGTACCGTCTACTTGAGGCGGCGCGCAAATACGACCTTCATTACCACCAGATCAGCACCGACGAGGTCTATGGCGACCTCGCGCTTGACGATCCAGGCCGTTTTACGCCGCAATCTCCGTACCGCCCGTCTTCGCCGTATTCGGCCAGCAAGGCCAGCGCCGACATGCTGGTTCGTGCCTGGCACCGCACCTACGGTCTCAAGACGACGATCTCGAACTGCTCCAACAACTACGGCCCGTACCAACATGTCGAGAAGTTCATTCCACGCCAGATCACCAATATTCTTGATGGCATCCGTCCGAAGCTATATGGTGACGGTCTGAACGTGCGCGACTGGATCCACACCGAAGACCACTCCAGCGCGGTCTGGGCCATCCTTACCGAGGGCAGGATCGGGGAGACCTACCTGATTGGCGCGAATGGGGAACGGAGCAATCTTGATGTGCTGCGCGATATTCTGCGCATGATGGGCCAGCCCGAAGATGCGTTCGATTGGGTGCGCGACCGACCAGGCCATGACCGCCGTTACGCGATCGATCCGACCAGACTTGAGACCGAACTGGGCTGGAAGCCCCAGCATACTGATTTCGAATCCGGTCTGAAACAAACTATCAAGTGGTACACGGATAACGAGGGTTGGTGGAGACCGGCGAAAGCGGCGACCGAGGCCAAATACAAGGAACAGGGCCAGTGA
- a CDS encoding NUDIX domain-containing protein: protein MAEESNASNRAFEVHDDEVPLALSHERQVFREQGGANFTVTAVDAVVKGTGQRMTLHFASVKDDRPGAVCVAVLDDSANPHGDKRFLVARHWRAAVRQWEWEFPRGMGEPGETEQETSVREFQEETGILADCSQVRVLQTIHADTGVLRDNVTVTVIEFSSADERRRALARVPMEIADSGERSSSGDRAGNQTQADSRPQTDWELSHMRWVTESDLKCYIAQGGIVDGVTLSSFFLYLLYR from the coding sequence ATGGCTGAGGAATCTAATGCGAGCAATCGTGCGTTCGAGGTTCACGACGACGAAGTGCCGTTGGCTTTGAGCCATGAGCGGCAGGTTTTTCGCGAGCAGGGCGGAGCGAATTTCACTGTTACGGCTGTGGATGCGGTGGTGAAAGGAACCGGGCAGCGGATGACGCTTCATTTTGCTTCGGTCAAGGATGACAGGCCGGGGGCGGTGTGCGTCGCGGTATTGGATGATTCTGCAAATCCTCATGGCGACAAGCGTTTCCTTGTCGCACGTCATTGGCGTGCGGCGGTGAGGCAGTGGGAGTGGGAGTTTCCGCGAGGCATGGGCGAGCCCGGCGAAACGGAGCAAGAGACTTCGGTACGTGAGTTCCAGGAGGAAACGGGGATTCTTGCCGATTGCTCACAGGTCCGTGTTTTGCAAACCATTCATGCGGATACCGGTGTGTTGCGCGACAATGTCACGGTCACGGTGATCGAATTTTCGAGTGCCGACGAGCGCCGAAGGGCTTTGGCTCGGGTGCCTATGGAAATTGCGGATAGCGGGGAACGTTCGTCGTCCGGCGACCGGGCTGGTAATCAGACCCAGGCGGATTCTCGGCCGCAGACGGATTGGGAACTTTCGCATATGCGTTGGGTCACGGAGTCCGATCTTAAATGCTATATCGCGCAGGGTGGGATTGTTGATGGGGTCACGTTGTCGTCATTCTTCCTGTACCTGCTGTATCGGTAA
- a CDS encoding acyltransferase: MHQSKNHSTVSRRNSSIELLRIIAMLAILGHHLYVSGLGQAIETSANNVTRFLFQMTFLPGGWVGDILFFSISAWFIADEVPSLKKNVTRIWNLEREVLFWSITLFALSIFLKTKGVNPLPENTGWKVFLLKSLLPTSTRLWWYVTSYDLFLLFSPFIVSGLKRMKQRNHALLALITFGLWGVGTLFPLFTFDFAKLSVFTFIFWFILISYYRWYMKPLSTKTCWLMIISGEMIYLIFWVGSLFIPWLHSQQRFIFINTQLPPLLVSFGLFLLFERFHFSSKIINFIAPSTFAVYLIHQHSSIGNLLWQKVLVPTTILKNGHPFLFSCAAVIGLFVVFILADFIRRLFFHITIDRHKDKWLYQLLGSKNFNRIKQSFMKHTASSGNNSPLPSTQA, encoded by the coding sequence ATGCATCAAAGCAAGAACCATTCAACAGTTTCCCGGCGTAATTCCAGTATCGAGTTACTCCGAATTATTGCAATGCTAGCTATACTCGGACATCATTTGTACGTGAGCGGCCTTGGACAGGCAATAGAAACATCTGCAAATAATGTGACCCGTTTCCTTTTCCAAATGACCTTTTTACCAGGCGGATGGGTCGGTGACATTCTTTTTTTCTCAATATCGGCATGGTTTATAGCTGATGAGGTGCCCTCATTAAAGAAAAATGTGACAAGAATCTGGAATCTGGAACGAGAAGTGCTTTTCTGGAGCATTACACTTTTTGCTTTGTCGATATTCCTAAAGACAAAAGGTGTAAATCCACTTCCAGAAAACACTGGCTGGAAAGTCTTTTTACTAAAATCTCTATTGCCAACCTCGACTAGATTGTGGTGGTACGTCACAAGCTATGATTTATTTTTACTTTTTTCGCCATTTATTGTCTCAGGACTAAAACGCATGAAACAACGAAACCATGCTTTACTCGCGCTAATCACCTTCGGACTTTGGGGCGTTGGTACATTGTTTCCACTCTTCACTTTTGATTTTGCTAAGCTATCGGTGTTTACTTTCATCTTCTGGTTCATTTTGATTTCATATTACAGATGGTACATGAAGCCCTTAAGTACCAAAACGTGTTGGCTAATGATTATAAGCGGAGAAATGATCTATCTAATATTTTGGGTTGGATCGTTATTTATTCCTTGGCTACATTCTCAGCAACGATTCATCTTCATTAATACGCAATTACCTCCACTTTTGGTAAGTTTCGGACTTTTCCTTCTATTCGAACGTTTCCATTTTTCAAGCAAGATAATTAATTTTATTGCCCCATCAACGTTCGCTGTGTATTTAATTCATCAACACTCTTCCATAGGAAATTTATTATGGCAAAAGGTCCTTGTCCCTACAACCATTCTAAAGAACGGCCATCCGTTCCTATTTTCCTGTGCGGCTGTCATCGGACTGTTCGTCGTATTCATATTGGCTGATTTTATAAGAAGACTGTTCTTCCATATTACGATTGATCGGCATAAAGATAAGTGGTTGTATCAATTACTCGGTAGCAAGAATTTCAATCGGATTAAACAGTCGTTTATGAAACACACCGCCTCTTCAGGCAACAACTCCCCGCTCCCAAGTACTCAAGCATAG
- a CDS encoding acyltransferase, producing the protein MIKERRSNFEALRLLAIFFITVHHFMYYGINSINGYPHGASRTLMTILFLSQGKVGVTLFFSITVYFLCTSEASLHRSFKKAWSLEKTLLFWSIILGAFSLFMGLYKNLNQKNTIKTVISFFLPTTSNCWWFVTSYMGFLLISPFLIKGISVLPQKWHLTLCIFLLGIEFASHLPILKQSVAVTGGLLNTEFIILFVVIAYIKRFHSGVFTKRTIGILALLIGYSWIIVRALMGKQEFGIFDIGVLCESFGWFVIFNNLQFRSKSINFLASHVFAIYLITEFPGLRMSIWTHVLKPVSFLYGSWWMLLYGLLAVTVICFICIGLDTIKSFLFKFIFDRNPERWFEILWNKTNSLLSK; encoded by the coding sequence ATGATTAAAGAGAGAAGATCTAATTTTGAAGCTTTGCGTCTATTAGCTATTTTCTTCATAACAGTCCATCACTTTATGTATTACGGCATTAATTCTATTAATGGCTATCCGCATGGAGCCAGTAGGACTCTCATGACTATTCTTTTCCTTTCGCAGGGGAAAGTTGGCGTAACTTTATTTTTCTCAATAACTGTATATTTTTTATGCACCTCTGAGGCCTCATTGCATAGAAGTTTTAAAAAAGCGTGGTCCCTGGAAAAGACTTTGTTGTTTTGGTCAATAATTTTAGGTGCGTTCAGTCTCTTCATGGGACTGTATAAAAATCTAAACCAGAAGAATACGATTAAAACTGTTATTTCTTTCTTTTTGCCCACTACATCTAATTGCTGGTGGTTTGTTACCAGCTATATGGGTTTTCTTTTAATTTCGCCTTTCCTGATTAAAGGGATATCCGTCCTACCCCAAAAATGGCATTTAACATTATGCATATTCCTTTTAGGCATCGAATTTGCAAGCCATTTACCAATACTTAAACAATCCGTGGCAGTAACCGGAGGTCTCCTCAACACAGAGTTTATTATTTTATTTGTAGTAATCGCTTATATCAAACGCTTCCATTCTGGTGTTTTTACTAAAAGAACTATCGGTATCCTAGCCCTCCTCATAGGATATTCTTGGATCATAGTACGTGCATTGATGGGGAAACAAGAATTTGGCATATTTGATATTGGTGTGTTATGCGAATCCTTTGGATGGTTCGTTATTTTCAATAACTTACAATTTAGAAGTAAAAGCATTAACTTTTTAGCTTCTCATGTTTTCGCCATCTATCTTATAACCGAATTCCCTGGGTTGAGGATGAGCATCTGGACACACGTCCTGAAACCTGTATCATTCCTATATGGCAGTTGGTGGATGCTACTGTATGGTCTCCTTGCAGTAACAGTAATCTGTTTTATATGTATCGGTTTAGACACCATTAAGAGCTTTCTATTTAAATTTATTTTTGATCGGAATCCAGAACGTTGGTTTGAAATCCTTTGGAATAAAACCAATAGCTTGTTATCCAAATAA
- a CDS encoding glycosyltransferase family 2 protein, producing the protein MDQTPLVTIVIPAYNVAEYIDECIASATNQTYKNLQVVIVDDGSTDNTFERCNVLAQADSRICLIHEDNAGLASARNKGIESARGKYIMLLDGDDTIRLTAVEKLVQCATLHNSDLVVFDLCAVDSQTGELLPRTVMNPLPFPQIKQSNGEGCLHQIYSGHIGNYAPGFFYRREIFEKGGFRFSSDVLFLEDVNFVNSILPHIERIAYLSEPLYIYKCNRSGSLTNSKSVKQVRSAFSMLQRVITERKNTDADFPNYAVNLLFFLISCLPSLTDSDSKSLYHEVEKAIIGLSSSYFSRFDSHLKLKVLCLDLHLYPLFLKLHRKTRTLRK; encoded by the coding sequence ATGGACCAAACGCCTTTAGTTACCATTGTAATTCCAGCATATAATGTTGCTGAATATATTGATGAATGCATTGCGAGTGCAACTAATCAAACATATAAAAACTTACAAGTTGTTATAGTTGATGATGGTTCTACTGACAACACTTTCGAAAGATGCAATGTGCTGGCGCAAGCAGATTCACGCATATGTCTCATTCATGAAGACAATGCAGGTTTGGCGTCTGCTAGGAACAAAGGCATCGAATCTGCCCGGGGCAAGTACATAATGCTGCTTGATGGAGATGACACTATCAGACTGACGGCAGTTGAAAAATTAGTTCAATGCGCTACATTACATAACAGTGATTTAGTGGTTTTTGATTTATGCGCAGTTGATTCCCAAACTGGTGAGCTATTACCTCGGACTGTGATGAACCCTCTTCCCTTTCCTCAAATCAAGCAGAGTAATGGCGAAGGATGCCTGCACCAGATATATTCCGGTCATATAGGTAACTATGCACCAGGATTTTTTTATAGGAGAGAAATATTTGAAAAGGGAGGTTTTCGTTTTTCCAGTGATGTGCTTTTCCTGGAAGATGTGAATTTCGTGAACTCGATCCTTCCTCATATTGAACGGATTGCATATTTGTCAGAACCTTTGTATATATACAAATGTAATAGATCCGGTTCGTTGACAAATAGTAAAAGTGTCAAACAAGTGCGTAGTGCATTTTCAATGTTGCAGAGAGTGATTACGGAACGCAAAAATACCGACGCAGATTTTCCCAACTATGCAGTTAACTTGTTGTTCTTTTTAATTTCATGCTTACCGAGTTTGACAGACTCTGATAGTAAGTCGCTTTATCATGAGGTTGAAAAAGCCATAATAGGTTTATCGTCAAGCTACTTTAGCCGATTTGACAGTCATCTGAAACTTAAAGTTTTATGTCTAGATTTGCATTTATATCCTCTTTTCTTGAAACTTCATCGGAAGACAAGAACGCTTCGAAAATGA